TGGAGGTCGGCGGCGACCGGCTGACGGCGCGCGACTCGGTGGGCGCCGCCACCCCCTGGCGCGCGGGCGACGCCGTCCGCCTGGGCGTGCGCTGGGCCATGGACAGCCCGCTGCGCCCGGTCCCCACCGGGCTGGCCGCGCCGGGGCGCGTGGCCGACCGCCAGGTGTCGTGGAGCTTCGGGGGAGACTGGGCGCTGCTGCGCCTCATCTCCACCCTGGGCGCGACCGGCGCCGAACTGGGCTCCACCCCGGCCCGCCAGCGCCACATGCTCGCCCTTTCCATCCCCACCGTCCCCGTCGTGGTGGACAGCACCCTTTCCCCCGAGCGCGCGCGCGTCTTCGTCCGCGTCCGCCTGCGCGATCCCGTGACCGGCGCCGAGCGCGCGCTGCCGGCGTTCCCGCCGTACGCGCCGGCGCTGCGCGGGGGCAGGGGAGAGGGGACGGGGGACAGGGGACAGGGGGGGATCCGGGGCGGCGACCAGATGGTTGCATCGGCCAACGGAAGGACAAAGTGGACTGATGGGGGGATGGATCGCTCCCGATCTCCCGATGACGCGGTTGCGGGGCAGAGGACCGCGCCGTCGGCGGCGATGCGCTGGTGGACGCGGCTGCTGGGGTGGTGGAAGGAGGCGGGGCGATGAGCGCGGTGATGGAGACCACGGGGATGGACATCGAGCGCTTCACCCGCCCGATCTCCGCCGAGAAGCCCGCGGGCGAGTGGCTGCGCTACGACCCCGTGTACGGCCAGCTCCGCGAGGCCCGCCGCGAGGACGACGCCACCGTGCCGCAGGGGCAGTGGACGCGGGAGCTGAAGCGCGCGGACTGGAACGGCGTGGCCGCGCTCTGCCTGGAGGTGCTGGAGAAGCGCTCGCGCGACCTGCAGGTGGCCGCGTGGCTGATGGAGGCGTGGATCCGCCAGCGCGGCTTCGGCGGCGCCCGCGACGCGATGGCGCTGATGGCCGCCATGTGCCAGGCGCAGTGGGAATCGCTCTTCCCGCCGCTGGAGCCCGACGACGCCGACGCCCGCAACGCGCCCTTCGTGTGGGTGAACGAGAAGCTCAGCATCCTCCTGACGCTGGTCCCCATCACCGCGCCGGAGACGGCCGACAGCGAGCGCTACGACTGGGCGGACCTGCAGGAGGCGCTGCGCCGCGAGGCCAGGGCCGAGGGCGCGCCCGCGCCGACGCCGCGGCGGGGCGACCCGCCGCCGGAAGCGGCCGAGGGGCCCACGCGCACCCGCTTCGCCGCCTCGGTCTCGCTCACCCCCGCGGCCTTCTACGGCGCGCTGGCGGCCGACACGGCGGGCGCGCACGCGGCGGCGGCGCGGCTGCAGGAGATCCTGGACGCGCGGCTGGGCAAGGACGGCCCCACGCTGGGCCGCCTGCTCGAGACGCTGCGCCAGGTGGCCGCCTGGGCCGCCGACGAGGCCGAGGCGCGCCGGGTGGAGGCCGTGTCGGCCGCGCTCCCCGCCTGGGCCGCGTCGGAAACGGCGCGCAAGGCC
This DNA window, taken from Longimicrobium sp., encodes the following:
- the tssA gene encoding type VI secretion system protein TssA; protein product: MSAVMETTGMDIERFTRPISAEKPAGEWLRYDPVYGQLREARREDDATVPQGQWTRELKRADWNGVAALCLEVLEKRSRDLQVAAWLMEAWIRQRGFGGARDAMALMAAMCQAQWESLFPPLEPDDADARNAPFVWVNEKLSILLTLVPITAPETADSERYDWADLQEALRREARAEGAPAPTPRRGDPPPEAAEGPTRTRFAASVSLTPAAFYGALAADTAGAHAAAARLQEILDARLGKDGPTLGRLLETLRQVAAWAADEAEARRVEAVSAALPAWAASETARKAAAAVPSLPAWAASAPEPAAPTEEPMDAPALVPAPPAFAPRAAGPVNSREEAYRRLGEAAEYLMRTEPHSPTPYLVRRAVAWGGKSLADLIEEFLRDGYDLKTLRVFLGLVDETKR